A DNA window from Candidatus Niyogibacteria bacterium CG10_big_fil_rev_8_21_14_0_10_46_36 contains the following coding sequences:
- a CDS encoding peptide chain release factor 1, translating to MTPEELHNIEQEYKTLSDELAKTGWQDQEKAARFGLLSKIIEDVHGLANLYAKRRETEELLNDPSMKQLAEEDLLRITEEEKITEKKIQQTLTEDEAESASLGAILEIRAGAGGDEAALFARDLFDMYSAYAAKQKWRISFVNRSENSLGGYKEIIARIHAKEAYNYLQYESGVHRIQRVPETEKSGRIHTSTASVAVFPIYPPKTIIIKNEDLEIEFTRAGGPGGQNVNKVETAVRITHKPTGIVVLSNSERSQSANRERALEILQAKIIDEERIRREKEQSQARKSQIGTGDRSEKIRTYNVLQDRITDHRIKKSWHNIQDIFAGNLDPIIQTLKEATL from the coding sequence ATGACCCCAGAAGAGTTACACAATATAGAACAAGAATATAAAACGCTCTCAGACGAGCTTGCAAAGACCGGCTGGCAAGACCAAGAGAAAGCGGCTCGTTTTGGTCTGCTCTCAAAAATAATTGAAGATGTTCACGGGCTTGCCAATCTGTATGCAAAACGCCGCGAAACTGAAGAACTATTGAACGATCCGTCAATGAAACAACTTGCTGAAGAAGATCTTCTCCGGATAACCGAAGAAGAAAAAATAACCGAGAAAAAGATACAACAAACTCTTACAGAAGATGAGGCGGAGTCCGCTTCTCTAGGTGCGATTCTTGAGATTCGTGCGGGTGCGGGAGGAGATGAAGCCGCTCTCTTCGCCCGTGATTTATTTGATATGTACTCAGCATACGCCGCGAAGCAAAAATGGCGCATTTCATTCGTCAATCGTTCCGAAAATTCCCTTGGAGGATATAAAGAAATAATCGCGCGGATACATGCAAAAGAAGCATATAATTATTTGCAGTATGAATCAGGCGTCCATCGGATACAACGCGTCCCTGAAACAGAAAAATCAGGCCGCATTCACACATCAACGGCATCTGTTGCCGTATTCCCCATATACCCCCCGAAAACTATTATCATAAAAAATGAAGACCTTGAGATTGAATTCACGCGTGCAGGCGGTCCAGGCGGACAAAATGTAAACAAAGTAGAAACGGCGGTTCGTATCACCCATAAACCGACTGGTATTGTGGTGCTTTCAAATAGTGAGCGATCGCAATCAGCAAATCGCGAACGGGCACTTGAAATATTGCAGGCAAAAATAATCGACGAAGAGCGCATTAGACGGGAAAAGGAACAATCTCAAGCGCGCAAAAGCCAAATAGGAACCGGGGATCGTTCGGAAAAAATACGCACCTATAATGTGCTGCAAGACAGGATAACCGACCATCGCATAAAAAAATCATGGCATAATATCCAGGATATCTTTGCGGGAAATCTTGACCCCATCATACAAACACTTAAAGAAGCAACTTTATAA
- a CDS encoding 50S ribosomal protein L31 codes for MKKDIHPTYYPDAKITCACGHIHHAGSTKKEMDIEICSHCHPFFTGKEKLVDTAGRVEKFRAKQKRAKTKK; via the coding sequence ATGAAAAAAGACATTCATCCTACATATTATCCGGATGCAAAAATTACCTGCGCATGCGGACACATACACCACGCCGGCTCAACCAAGAAAGAGATGGATATTGAAATTTGCTCGCACTGCCACCCGTTCTTTACCGGAAAAGAAAAATTAGTAGACACCGCTGGGCGTGTGGAAAAATTCAGGGCAAAACAGAAGCGGGCAAAAACAAAAAAATAA
- the rpsB gene encoding 30S ribosomal protein S2: MSEEVENEVAEDTPLQITEADPELEAMFKAGVHFGYSRSRRHPKMGPYIFGLRHNVEVFDLEKVRTQLDRALDYVIEISKKGEVMLFVGTKPAVQTAVEETAGKIGMPFMTDRWIGGLLTNFYIIRKRMDYFEELKEAKRSGELSKYKKKEIVMKEKELERLEHNFRGVVQLRRRPAALFVVDPAEEITAVHEAQRLSIPVIAIANNDVNPTLVDYVIPANDSARSSVAYILDKVMDAWKKGKEQAPAETPQASEVTA, encoded by the coding sequence ATGTCTGAAGAAGTAGAAAATGAGGTCGCAGAGGATACACCCCTGCAGATAACTGAAGCAGACCCAGAATTAGAAGCCATGTTCAAGGCGGGGGTTCATTTCGGCTATTCTCGTTCGCGTCGGCACCCCAAAATGGGGCCGTATATCTTTGGTTTGCGCCACAATGTAGAGGTGTTTGATCTCGAAAAAGTGCGTACCCAACTTGATCGCGCCTTGGATTATGTCATCGAGATAAGCAAGAAGGGGGAAGTTATGCTTTTTGTGGGAACAAAGCCCGCGGTGCAAACAGCTGTTGAGGAGACAGCCGGGAAGATTGGTATGCCGTTTATGACTGACCGATGGATTGGAGGACTGCTCACTAATTTTTATATCATTCGTAAGCGGATGGATTACTTTGAAGAGTTAAAAGAAGCAAAGCGCTCTGGAGAGCTTTCGAAATACAAGAAGAAAGAAATAGTTATGAAGGAAAAGGAGTTAGAGCGGCTAGAGCACAACTTCCGTGGCGTTGTTCAGTTGAGGCGTCGTCCCGCGGCACTTTTTGTAGTAGACCCTGCAGAAGAAATAACTGCAGTACATGAAGCGCAGCGGCTTTCTATTCCGGTTATTGCTATTGCGAACAATGATGTAAATCCCACCCTTGTTGACTATGTGATTCCGGCGAATGACTCCGCTCGTTCAAGTGTTGCTTATATTCTTGATAAGGTTATGGACGCATGGAAGAAGGGGAAGGAGCAGGCACCGGCGGAGACCCCGCAAGCGTCTGAAGTCACGGCATAA
- the tsf gene encoding translation elongation factor Ts: MSNDLETVKQLREETGVSIMACKRALSQSGGDMEKAKEILRKESDAVAIKKTDRETKAGVIDAYIHSNKKVGVLLEVRSETDFVARSPEFEALAHDIAMHIAASTPESVDDLLSQPFIKDMSMTIGDKIKEAIQKFGENIEVAQFERFSL; the protein is encoded by the coding sequence ATGAGTAATGATCTCGAGACAGTAAAACAATTACGAGAGGAGACGGGCGTCTCTATTATGGCTTGCAAGCGCGCACTTTCCCAGAGTGGTGGCGATATGGAGAAAGCAAAGGAGATACTCCGCAAAGAGAGCGATGCGGTTGCAATAAAAAAAACGGACCGCGAAACAAAAGCGGGGGTGATTGATGCGTACATTCACTCAAATAAAAAGGTGGGGGTACTCTTGGAGGTGCGTTCCGAAACCGACTTCGTTGCGCGGAGCCCGGAATTTGAAGCGCTTGCCCACGATATTGCTATGCATATTGCGGCATCCACACCCGAATCTGTAGATGATCTGTTGTCACAGCCGTTCATCAAGGATATGAGCATGACCATCGGCGATAAAATAAAAGAGGCAATTCAGAAGTTTGGTGAGAATATTGAAGTTGCCCAATTCGAGCGCTTTTCTCTATAA
- a CDS encoding cysteine desulfurase NifS, whose product MSQEKLVYLDYAATTPVDPEVIHAMEPYWAENFGNPGSVHKHGQAAVKAVDNARERVKECIGAHALREVIFTGSATEANNLAIQGVISRFAFRDGKKVHVITSTIEHPSILEPYKYAEAKGLADVTFVRPDSEGRIAPEDIKKEFRPDTVLVSVGYANNEIGVVQPISEIAKIVKEFRGPKKTPYIHTDAVQAVQFLDTHVERLGVDLMTMSAHKIYGPKGVGALYIRDGVSLQPLMYGGNQEYGIRPATENVSLIAGFAEAMRLAHKQKEEDIFKRVQKLRDDIFPKIQNIAPLAQWNGTREHCLPNIINVSFPRESGELLLIGLSERGVCVSSGSACRARAQEPSYVLQELGKTKEEARSSIRISLGKYSTKNDVDMFVDALSALLHNRK is encoded by the coding sequence ATGAGTCAAGAGAAATTGGTGTATTTGGATTACGCTGCAACAACCCCGGTTGATCCCGAGGTTATCCATGCTATGGAACCATACTGGGCAGAAAATTTTGGGAACCCAGGTTCCGTTCACAAGCATGGCCAAGCTGCCGTAAAAGCGGTAGATAATGCACGGGAACGCGTAAAAGAATGCATAGGAGCGCATGCGTTACGAGAGGTTATATTTACGGGTTCTGCGACCGAAGCAAACAATCTTGCGATTCAGGGCGTTATATCGCGTTTTGCATTTCGCGATGGAAAGAAGGTTCATGTTATCACTTCCACGATAGAGCATCCTTCCATACTTGAGCCATATAAATACGCAGAGGCAAAGGGGCTTGCAGATGTGACATTCGTGCGGCCGGATAGCGAGGGACGTATTGCGCCGGAAGATATCAAAAAAGAATTTCGCCCGGATACAGTGCTTGTGTCTGTTGGGTATGCGAATAATGAGATTGGGGTTGTTCAACCAATTTCGGAGATTGCAAAAATAGTAAAAGAATTCCGCGGGCCCAAAAAAACTCCGTACATTCACACCGACGCAGTACAGGCGGTGCAATTTTTAGATACGCATGTAGAGCGATTAGGCGTTGATTTAATGACGATGTCCGCGCATAAAATATATGGACCAAAGGGGGTGGGCGCGTTGTATATACGGGACGGTGTGTCTCTCCAGCCGCTTATGTACGGAGGCAACCAAGAGTATGGCATCAGGCCCGCTACGGAGAATGTTTCGTTAATCGCTGGCTTTGCAGAGGCAATGCGTCTCGCGCATAAACAAAAAGAAGAAGATATTTTTAAGCGCGTACAAAAACTTCGTGATGATATATTCCCCAAAATACAGAATATTGCTCCGCTGGCGCAATGGAACGGGACGCGCGAGCATTGCTTACCAAATATTATTAATGTGTCGTTCCCCCGGGAGAGTGGGGAGCTATTGCTTATCGGTCTTTCAGAAAGAGGGGTGTGTGTTTCCTCGGGGAGTGCATGTAGGGCGCGAGCGCAGGAACCCTCATATGTCCTCCAGGAATTAGGGAAAACAAAGGAAGAGGCCCGTTCAAGTATACGCATTTCGTTGGGAAAATATAGCACAAAAAATGATGTTGATATGTTTGTTGACGCCCTTTCCGCACTGCTTCATAATAGAAAGTGA